Proteins from a single region of Rhodospirillales bacterium:
- the rsfS gene encoding ribosome silencing factor: MLTHDPHHGSKGRLTPSELKSLIEQSLDADKAEDIVSIKLDEQTGLADYMIIASGTSSRHVSALTDKILKRLALNGIKSVGVEGKDRSDWVAIDAGDVIIHLFRPEVRNFYNIEKMWGNFQPFEVVRDPLHA, translated from the coding sequence ATTTTAACCCATGATCCGCATCACGGTTCCAAAGGACGCTTAACCCCTAGTGAACTGAAAAGCCTTATCGAGCAGTCGTTAGATGCAGATAAGGCCGAAGATATTGTCAGCATTAAACTGGATGAACAAACCGGATTGGCTGATTATATGATCATTGCATCAGGAACGTCGTCACGTCATGTGAGTGCGCTGACAGATAAAATTCTTAAGCGACTGGCGCTCAACGGTATTAAGAGCGTTGGTGTGGAAGGCAAGGATCGATCGGACTGGGTTGCTATTGATGCAGGGGATGTGATCATTCATCTGTTCAGGCCTGAGGTCCGCAATTTTTACAATATCGAAAAAATGTGGGGGAATTTCCAGCCCTTCGAAGTTGTCAGAGATCCGTTACACGCATAA
- a CDS encoding 23S rRNA (pseudouridine(1915)-N(3))-methyltransferase RlmH yields MNIEILACGRMKKGAHADLFQDYLKRMDWNVHVHEIESRYKEQKKIHSDECVQILARIKPDCFVIALDERGKTMPSREIAAKFEMLQNESHAQVQCILGGADGLNDTIRARADFLLSFGRQTWPHMLARVMLLEQIYRSQQILKKHPYHRD; encoded by the coding sequence ATGAATATTGAAATTCTCGCCTGTGGGCGTATGAAAAAAGGTGCGCATGCGGATCTGTTTCAGGATTATCTGAAGCGGATGGATTGGAATGTACACGTTCACGAGATTGAATCCCGTTATAAAGAGCAGAAAAAAATTCACAGCGATGAATGCGTTCAGATTTTGGCGCGTATTAAGCCGGATTGTTTTGTCATTGCATTGGATGAACGCGGCAAGACCATGCCATCGCGTGAGATTGCGGCAAAATTTGAGATGTTGCAAAATGAAAGCCACGCGCAAGTGCAGTGTATTTTGGGCGGTGCGGATGGTTTGAATGATACGATTCGCGCGCGTGCCGATTTTCTCCTCAGCTTTGGCCGCCAAACATGGCCGCATATGCTTGCACGCGTGATGCTTTTAGAGCAGATTTACAGGAGCCAACAAATTTTGAAAAAACATCCCTATCATCGGGATTAA
- a CDS encoding peptidoglycan DD-metalloendopeptidase family protein → MRLFLVLLFLFMPAAMVQAQDAPVPPKKENLDTKLKNTKANKKALEADLKTIEKDLNATKNSLVKTAKAIQKNEKELQNLDLKIADLEKEEKSLSEKLQNDRGSISRLILALERIRRLPPEALIVRPEAPLKTAQSAMLLEEILPALNKQATDLKVTLENLQSVSEDLQAKRAAMVESSKKLEAQQRELNAMVKKRTRLYASTRNDIAAQQKKVAKISAQAKNLADLVSRLDADRARGQEVAQANKKRIVRQEPPKSGQPRLPLPGIIKTGYNEPDNFGAPSKGLDIEGRAGALVVAPMGGIIRFAGYFKNYGNMVILEHQKGWHSLIAGLENIDTVVGQSVGAGEPLGVLHKSSTSQRPVLYYELRHKGKAVDPAKKFGDLS, encoded by the coding sequence ATGCGCCTGTTTCTAGTTTTATTGTTTCTGTTTATGCCTGCTGCGATGGTGCAGGCTCAAGATGCCCCAGTTCCGCCGAAGAAAGAAAACCTAGACACCAAGCTGAAAAATACAAAGGCCAACAAAAAAGCGCTGGAAGCTGATCTTAAGACGATAGAAAAAGATTTGAACGCGACTAAAAATTCTCTGGTCAAAACGGCCAAGGCGATTCAGAAAAATGAGAAAGAACTGCAAAATCTGGATTTGAAAATTGCGGATCTGGAAAAGGAAGAAAAATCTCTTTCAGAAAAATTACAAAATGATCGCGGGTCGATTTCACGGCTTATTTTGGCGCTGGAGCGAATTCGCCGCTTGCCGCCAGAAGCGCTTATTGTGCGTCCCGAAGCGCCACTCAAAACTGCGCAAAGCGCGATGTTGCTGGAAGAGATTTTACCGGCCCTGAACAAGCAGGCAACAGATCTGAAAGTAACGCTTGAGAATCTGCAAAGTGTATCAGAGGATTTGCAGGCTAAACGCGCCGCTATGGTTGAGTCTTCAAAAAAGCTGGAGGCGCAGCAGCGCGAACTGAATGCAATGGTTAAAAAGCGTACCCGGCTTTATGCCAGTACGCGCAATGATATTGCTGCGCAGCAGAAAAAGGTTGCAAAGATTTCTGCACAAGCGAAAAATCTTGCCGATCTTGTTAGCCGTTTGGATGCTGACCGCGCACGAGGACAGGAAGTAGCGCAAGCCAATAAAAAACGTATTGTCAGACAAGAGCCGCCAAAGTCTGGGCAGCCACGCCTGCCCCTGCCCGGTATAATCAAGACCGGCTATAATGAGCCAGATAATTTTGGTGCACCGAGCAAAGGGCTTGATATTGAAGGACGCGCGGGGGCTTTGGTTGTTGCGCCAATGGGCGGAATTATCCGTTTTGCCGGGTATTTTAAAAATTATGGCAATATGGTGATCCTTGAACATCAAAAAGGATGGCATAGTCTTATTGCAGGTTTGGAAAATATTGATACAGTGGTCGGACAATCTGTTGGAGCTGGCGAGCCTTTGGGTGTGCTTCACAAAAGTTCTACCAGTCAAAGACCTGTTTTGTATTATGAGCTGCGCCATAAAGGCAAAGCCGTGGACCCGGCCAAAAAATTTGGAGATTTAAGCTGA